In a single window of the Myxococcus fulvus genome:
- a CDS encoding peptidoglycan-binding protein encodes MRVDGSSRPTQSVSSEGATETARTETRTENNVVKEESSRAEGFDSTSRFEEDHGGAVHRERLQPPPPPPPPEEKEEEPAPLPLRDLKRGDTGPDVKAVQDALVELGYLTQEQVATGAGQFGPKTEAALERFQAEHGLTTSGDYAGKTREALGKALTEEKSSGGARRPALSAEDAFITQFTSEYNPTGPRGSTNCGPASLAMSLAYTGHMPAGLTKEQQVDYARALMSPRRESEFTYVKSSDGTRVPQLDRDRELTGGTMVSDGVKGAGLDARYGQGWEELDRQLAAGNPVVANGRTNAAWREQFPERMGSGDIGHLNAILGKTSDGKYLVADPLHTGGPVAMTRDQLGVFFSPTRGQPSFTALQGASTNLAADAGARAGGSVGAAVAKRLEDAARDVPAPRPEPFLPNLGVSTVGGSGTDVKTRATQDAKALEATLQTSLEQGARQFEQLIASNPDPVYQEAFVRAAEPSLAKMGQLFAGVSPETNRKLHPPGAQKPPDLDDRKVLEKLANEETRIEHETYYALARATEHLKDPTAGRVGKAFTRDAPPTLVNMSLTSAVRTSINFGLGSRLAFDIERSFSRGEVIPPGSTAPSYGTAQAALHQTLWSTLDGIRGQFTAAADKAQLHQQRLTELLSGPAAVLTPEQQKAFIDTYLRQGSVQQDLAEHERLGKLLSTAAPDGVPVGSDDARVKALARELPRLAETKGGAEYLAAQLTAKADDKPLFLDVVGALKDGKDFDEKLALALVKSAGTVALISAGDKSPAEARKIFDGLARYADVFGMKSSDMKAYFRLLRDIKPGSTDAEVRETTKSLKALLTDQETGLPFAPDSPRGQALRTLGMLVTTTAFVSDATGWSQADLASRLKVVGDGLSVTGDGATVITSVLGNTARWSSAVSAFGKVSALGAVLGAAGDAMQSLQFLRKGDGWKAASSGAQALGGALMAGASLFGMAPGFQILGAALFLGGLGLKYLDPADARLREEQVKLLTASGMAPGLAKGLIHLGPDFLDSRLVQGAGMSPEQVQTFLAAHPDVAQDSLHLDSLAQAASAMKMKGAHFQEFLERLAKAHGVDMATLGREVHTLFFGHPPSGGAGGGEQYLSQGDEFRAWVQQRTPEVAAWAKQHESP; translated from the coding sequence ATGCGTGTCGACGGCTCATCACGCCCGACGCAATCCGTCTCATCCGAAGGCGCGACTGAAACAGCCCGGACCGAGACTCGCACCGAGAACAACGTCGTCAAGGAGGAGTCCTCTCGCGCGGAGGGCTTCGATTCGACCTCCCGCTTCGAGGAGGACCACGGCGGCGCGGTCCACCGCGAGCGGCTCCAACCGCCGCCTCCACCGCCACCTCCCGAGGAGAAGGAAGAGGAGCCCGCACCGCTCCCGCTCCGGGACCTGAAGCGCGGCGACACCGGCCCCGACGTGAAGGCGGTGCAGGACGCGCTGGTGGAGCTGGGCTACCTCACCCAGGAGCAGGTGGCCACGGGAGCTGGACAGTTCGGCCCGAAGACCGAGGCCGCGCTGGAGCGCTTCCAGGCCGAGCACGGGCTCACGACCTCCGGTGACTACGCGGGCAAGACGCGCGAGGCGCTCGGCAAGGCCCTCACGGAAGAGAAGTCCTCCGGCGGCGCGCGCCGTCCCGCCCTGTCCGCCGAGGACGCGTTCATCACCCAGTTCACCTCCGAGTACAACCCGACCGGTCCTCGCGGCAGCACCAACTGCGGCCCCGCGAGCCTCGCCATGTCGCTCGCGTACACGGGCCACATGCCCGCCGGCCTCACCAAGGAGCAACAGGTCGACTACGCGAGAGCGTTGATGAGCCCGCGCCGCGAGAGCGAGTTCACCTACGTGAAGTCCTCCGACGGCACCCGCGTGCCGCAACTCGACCGTGACCGCGAGCTCACCGGCGGCACCATGGTGAGCGACGGCGTCAAGGGAGCGGGGCTCGACGCGCGCTACGGCCAGGGCTGGGAGGAGCTGGACCGCCAGCTCGCCGCGGGCAACCCCGTGGTCGCCAACGGCCGGACGAACGCGGCCTGGCGCGAGCAGTTCCCCGAGCGCATGGGCTCCGGCGACATCGGCCACCTCAACGCGATTCTCGGCAAGACCTCGGACGGGAAGTACCTGGTCGCGGACCCGCTCCACACCGGCGGCCCGGTGGCGATGACGCGCGACCAACTGGGCGTCTTCTTCTCGCCCACGCGAGGACAGCCGTCCTTCACCGCGCTCCAGGGCGCCTCCACGAACCTGGCCGCGGACGCGGGCGCACGCGCGGGAGGCAGCGTGGGCGCGGCGGTGGCGAAGCGCCTGGAGGACGCCGCGCGCGACGTCCCCGCGCCGAGGCCCGAGCCCTTCCTCCCGAACCTCGGCGTGAGCACCGTCGGCGGCTCCGGCACGGACGTGAAGACCCGCGCGACCCAGGACGCGAAGGCGCTGGAGGCCACCCTCCAGACCAGCCTGGAGCAGGGCGCGCGTCAGTTCGAGCAGCTCATCGCCAGCAACCCGGACCCCGTCTACCAGGAGGCGTTCGTCCGGGCGGCGGAGCCGTCCCTCGCGAAGATGGGCCAGCTCTTCGCCGGCGTGTCCCCGGAGACGAACCGCAAGCTCCACCCGCCCGGCGCGCAGAAGCCGCCGGACCTCGATGACCGCAAGGTGCTCGAGAAGCTCGCGAACGAGGAGACGCGCATCGAGCACGAGACGTACTACGCCCTCGCGCGCGCCACCGAGCACCTCAAGGACCCGACGGCCGGACGCGTGGGCAAGGCCTTCACGCGCGACGCGCCTCCCACGCTCGTCAACATGTCGCTGACGAGCGCGGTGCGCACGTCCATCAACTTCGGCCTCGGCTCCCGGCTCGCGTTCGACATCGAGCGCTCCTTCAGTCGCGGCGAGGTCATCCCCCCGGGCAGCACCGCGCCCTCCTACGGCACGGCCCAGGCGGCGCTGCACCAGACGCTGTGGAGCACCCTCGACGGCATCCGCGGCCAGTTCACCGCCGCGGCGGACAAGGCGCAGCTGCACCAGCAGCGGCTCACCGAGCTGCTCAGCGGCCCCGCCGCCGTCCTCACGCCCGAGCAGCAGAAGGCCTTCATCGACACGTACCTGCGCCAGGGCAGCGTCCAGCAGGACCTCGCGGAGCACGAGCGCCTGGGCAAGCTGCTCTCCACCGCCGCGCCGGATGGCGTGCCCGTGGGCTCGGACGATGCGCGCGTCAAGGCGCTCGCGCGCGAGCTCCCCCGACTGGCCGAGACGAAGGGCGGCGCCGAGTACCTCGCCGCGCAGCTCACCGCGAAGGCGGACGACAAGCCGCTCTTCCTCGACGTGGTGGGCGCGCTGAAGGACGGCAAGGACTTCGACGAGAAGCTCGCGCTCGCGTTGGTGAAGAGCGCGGGCACGGTGGCGCTCATCTCCGCCGGCGACAAGTCGCCCGCTGAGGCGCGGAAGATCTTCGACGGGCTCGCGCGCTACGCCGACGTGTTCGGGATGAAGTCGAGCGACATGAAGGCGTACTTCCGCCTGCTGCGCGACATCAAGCCCGGCTCCACCGACGCGGAGGTGCGCGAGACGACGAAGTCGCTCAAGGCGCTGCTCACGGACCAGGAGACGGGGCTGCCGTTCGCGCCGGACTCCCCTCGGGGCCAGGCGCTGCGGACCCTGGGCATGCTCGTCACCACCACCGCGTTCGTCTCAGACGCGACGGGCTGGAGCCAGGCGGACCTCGCGTCGAGGCTCAAGGTCGTCGGTGACGGCCTGAGCGTCACGGGGGACGGGGCCACGGTCATCACCAGCGTGCTCGGCAATACGGCGCGCTGGTCCTCGGCCGTCTCGGCCTTCGGCAAGGTGTCCGCCCTGGGCGCGGTGCTGGGCGCGGCCGGCGACGCGATGCAGAGCCTCCAGTTCCTGCGGAAGGGCGACGGGTGGAAGGCCGCTTCCTCGGGAGCCCAGGCGCTCGGCGGCGCGCTGATGGCGGGAGCCTCGCTGTTCGGAATGGCGCCCGGCTTCCAGATTCTGGGGGCGGCGCTGTTCCTCGGAGGGCTCGGGCTGAAGTACCTGGACCCGGCGGACGCGCGCCTGCGCGAAGAGCAGGTGAAGCTGCTCACCGCCAGCGGCATGGCGCCGGGACTGGCGAAGGGCCTCATCCACCTGGGCCCCGACTTCCTCGACAGCCGTCTGGTCCAGGGCGCGGGCATGTCGCCCGAGCAGGTGCAGACCTTCCTCGCCGCGCACCCGGACGTGGCGCAGGACTCCCTCCACCTGGACAGCCTCGCCCAGGCCGCCAGCGCGATGAAGATGAAGGGAGCGCACTTCCAGGAGTTCCTCGAGCGGCTCGCCAAGGCCCACGGCGTCGACATGGCGACGCTCGGCCGCGAGGTGCACACGCTGTTCTTCGGACACCCGCCCTCGGGCGGCGCGGGCGGCGGTGAGCAGTACCTCTCCCAGGGCGACGAGTTCCGCGCCTGGGTGCAGCAGCGCACGCCCGAAGTCGCCGCGTGGGCGAAGCAGCACGAGTCGCCCTGA
- a CDS encoding sensor histidine kinase, producing the protein MTGWGLGRSVMLGPETGAAEHGGAERESPRRASEFLRAHHHEVLSDWLEAMSALHDENPQRPSWLLDHMPMLLASLADALEHGEHERADPLSDEHATVRLEQGFDVGEVAAEYALLRKCILRRLEARPQPLDVGELERMEEALDHAVVRTVRRFAVERQRDIQDLEREARLEAQRSLALLDAMLAAAPLGMAFLDLDLRYLRINQTLADVNGAPPEAHLGKTFRQMQPPELADLLEPLLLRVLRTGEPLSVFEFATPPSLIPQRGKRVWQATFYPVRAPQGARLLGLGCTVVDITQHKQTEAALQRAVDFREQLLAILGHDLRNPLNAISASAFQLARAEELEAPERRAVERIRKSAGRMGRMITDILDFARSKLGSGIPVSRQSMNLADICQATLDELQVSHPERRLLFESSGDTMGHWDPDRVAQVLGNLVANALQHGGLDSPVATSVRGGVDVVMMEVHNQGEPIPSELQPRLFDPFKPSVGATSSYQKQRSLGLGLYIVHQIARAHGGRVEVRSSREEGTTFRVYWPRRTA; encoded by the coding sequence ATGACCGGATGGGGACTCGGGAGGTCGGTGATGCTGGGGCCGGAGACAGGCGCCGCGGAGCACGGTGGAGCCGAGCGCGAGTCGCCGCGCCGGGCCTCGGAGTTCCTGCGCGCGCACCACCACGAGGTGCTCTCGGACTGGCTGGAGGCCATGAGCGCGCTCCACGACGAGAACCCCCAGCGCCCCTCGTGGCTCCTGGACCACATGCCCATGCTGCTCGCCTCGCTCGCGGACGCGCTGGAGCACGGGGAGCACGAGCGCGCCGACCCGCTGTCGGACGAGCACGCCACGGTGCGACTGGAGCAGGGCTTCGACGTGGGCGAGGTGGCGGCCGAGTACGCGCTGCTACGCAAGTGCATCCTGCGACGCCTGGAGGCACGGCCCCAGCCGCTCGACGTGGGTGAGCTGGAGCGGATGGAAGAAGCCCTGGACCACGCCGTGGTGCGCACGGTGCGGCGCTTCGCGGTGGAGCGTCAGCGCGACATCCAGGATTTGGAGCGCGAGGCCCGGCTGGAGGCCCAGCGCTCGCTGGCGCTGCTGGACGCGATGCTCGCGGCCGCGCCCCTGGGCATGGCGTTCCTGGACCTGGACCTGCGCTACCTGCGCATCAACCAGACGCTGGCGGACGTCAACGGCGCGCCGCCCGAGGCGCACCTGGGGAAGACCTTCCGGCAGATGCAGCCCCCGGAGCTGGCGGACCTGCTGGAGCCGCTGCTCCTGCGCGTGCTGCGCACGGGCGAGCCGCTGAGCGTGTTCGAGTTCGCCACGCCTCCGTCGCTGATTCCCCAGCGCGGCAAGCGCGTGTGGCAGGCGACGTTCTACCCGGTGCGCGCGCCCCAGGGAGCGCGGCTGCTCGGCCTGGGCTGCACCGTGGTGGACATCACCCAGCACAAGCAGACGGAGGCCGCGCTCCAGCGGGCGGTGGACTTCCGTGAGCAGCTGCTCGCCATCCTCGGCCACGACTTGCGCAACCCGCTCAACGCCATCAGCGCGTCCGCCTTCCAGCTGGCGCGCGCGGAGGAGCTGGAGGCGCCCGAGCGTCGGGCCGTGGAGCGCATCCGCAAGTCCGCCGGGCGCATGGGGCGGATGATTACGGACATCCTCGACTTCGCGCGCAGCAAGCTGGGCTCGGGCATCCCCGTCTCGCGTCAGTCGATGAACCTGGCGGACATCTGCCAGGCGACGCTGGACGAGCTCCAGGTGAGCCACCCCGAGCGCAGGCTCCTGTTCGAGTCGTCCGGCGACACCATGGGCCACTGGGACCCGGACCGCGTGGCGCAGGTGCTGGGCAACCTGGTGGCCAACGCGCTCCAGCACGGCGGGCTCGACTCACCGGTGGCCACGTCGGTGCGAGGCGGCGTGGACGTCGTGATGATGGAGGTCCACAACCAGGGCGAGCCGATTCCGTCGGAGCTGCAGCCGCGCCTCTTCGACCCGTTCAAGCCCTCGGTGGGCGCCACGTCGTCGTACCAGAAGCAGCGCAGCCTGGGCCTGGGGCTCTACATCGTCCACCAGATTGCGCGCGCGCACGGAGGCCGCGTGGAGGTGCGCTCCTCGCGGGAGGAGGGCACCACGTTCCGGGTGTACTGGCCGCGTCGCACCGCCTGA
- a CDS encoding DUF5953 family protein, with protein sequence MTARRRLILITQGPVLAGHEARAHAVAQGMERAVPGLRLGWTVAESRKMVELPQRDAWLAQATRAGEFPFLCNGDERWPVMVSGSQKPASLSPGGHPSFEMNAKLPLDAVGLAAVAELLEAVAEGACAYWGHASPEGYGSEVSEQMRHSARGPERSPRGLPMLSLSRHLPSPEIPQYLGWLNYWSAAAARALGFPDPSRDAELLSRARRTASGGWVVQLTETPLDYDDPVHLDALLRTYERFPAIGGRSSP encoded by the coding sequence ATGACCGCGCGAAGGCGACTCATCCTCATCACCCAGGGGCCCGTGTTGGCGGGCCACGAGGCGCGCGCGCACGCCGTTGCTCAGGGCATGGAACGGGCCGTTCCTGGCTTGCGCCTGGGCTGGACCGTGGCTGAGTCGCGAAAGATGGTCGAGTTGCCACAGCGCGATGCGTGGCTCGCCCAGGCGACCCGCGCTGGGGAGTTCCCTTTCCTGTGCAACGGGGACGAGCGTTGGCCGGTGATGGTTTCGGGTTCGCAGAAGCCGGCAAGCCTCAGCCCAGGCGGACACCCTTCGTTTGAAATGAACGCGAAGCTCCCGCTAGACGCGGTGGGGCTCGCGGCGGTGGCGGAGTTGTTGGAGGCCGTGGCGGAGGGTGCATGCGCGTACTGGGGACATGCATCCCCCGAAGGCTACGGCTCGGAGGTCTCGGAGCAGATGCGCCACTCGGCTCGAGGGCCGGAGCGGTCTCCCCGTGGGCTCCCGATGCTCTCGCTGTCACGGCATCTGCCGTCCCCCGAGATTCCGCAATACCTCGGGTGGCTGAACTACTGGTCCGCCGCCGCCGCGCGGGCCTTGGGGTTCCCAGACCCGAGCCGCGACGCCGAGTTGCTCTCGCGAGCGCGGCGCACGGCGTCGGGAGGGTGGGTCGTGCAACTCACGGAGACTCCGCTCGACTACGACGACCCTGTTCATCTGGACGCGCTGCTGCGCACCTATGAGCGATTCCCGGCGATTGGCGGACGCTCATCGCCCTGA
- a CDS encoding Sapep family Mn(2+)-dependent dipeptidase, which yields MRLPIAAALCCLVPSAALAAPDPRCQGTPKARAARFSEDAMKGASPQARHAAYVQACALEEVVALTQELVRFKTVSSEAPAPKNPGIAAMGRFLQKWAKSHDMAWRTVGANEVFEIAWGKGAPALGLVFHGDVVPAPVHEWKRPPFEPYVQDGRLFGRGVEDDKGPLASALVALDYARQLGIEPRGKVLVIIGNGEESDWTGMLKYAAMEPKAPHVISVDSSFPVVAAQSGFVAWNLSAPVGPARKSSRFALRPVDAKGGEFLTQVPGTATLKLLPGEGSSLPVALETVRAAIADEQRTRSWLKADAKEEGGAVLLTVHGKAVHSSVANEGVNALWGLSAVSSRLILEDNGIAAMLRVLFLRFEGDHHGQKLAVEYSDAALMGPLLVAPTMLRVADGKVSLGVNMRRPRGQDSARFNAALDQAALLVGQDSDGRVTEAGERYVGDPHVADTSGPLVTTLMAIYKRHRDDPDAVPTSVRGGTYARLFPKAVDFGPGFPGDEYTGHAPDESISLENLDLTTRMLAEAVYLLSVAPEPVSAPGK from the coding sequence ATGCGCCTCCCCATCGCCGCCGCCCTCTGCTGTCTGGTCCCCTCCGCCGCGCTCGCGGCTCCGGACCCCCGCTGCCAGGGCACCCCCAAGGCCCGCGCCGCCCGCTTCTCCGAGGACGCCATGAAGGGCGCGAGCCCCCAGGCCCGCCACGCCGCCTACGTGCAGGCCTGCGCGCTCGAAGAGGTCGTCGCGCTCACCCAGGAGCTGGTGCGCTTCAAGACCGTCAGCAGCGAGGCCCCCGCCCCGAAGAACCCGGGCATCGCCGCCATGGGCCGCTTCCTCCAGAAGTGGGCCAAGTCCCACGACATGGCCTGGCGCACCGTGGGCGCCAACGAGGTGTTCGAGATTGCCTGGGGCAAGGGCGCGCCCGCCCTGGGCCTGGTCTTCCACGGCGACGTGGTGCCCGCCCCCGTGCACGAGTGGAAGCGCCCGCCCTTCGAGCCCTACGTCCAGGACGGCCGCCTGTTTGGCCGAGGCGTCGAGGACGACAAGGGCCCGCTGGCCTCCGCGCTGGTGGCGCTCGACTACGCGCGGCAGCTGGGCATCGAGCCGCGGGGCAAGGTGCTCGTCATCATCGGCAACGGCGAGGAGAGCGACTGGACGGGCATGCTGAAGTACGCGGCCATGGAGCCCAAGGCCCCGCACGTCATCTCCGTCGACTCGAGCTTCCCCGTCGTCGCCGCGCAGTCCGGCTTCGTCGCGTGGAACCTGTCGGCGCCCGTGGGGCCCGCGCGCAAGTCCTCCAGGTTCGCGCTGCGCCCGGTGGACGCCAAGGGCGGCGAGTTCCTCACGCAGGTCCCCGGCACCGCCACGCTCAAGCTGCTCCCGGGCGAGGGCAGCTCGCTGCCCGTCGCGCTGGAGACCGTGCGCGCCGCCATCGCCGACGAGCAGCGCACGCGCTCGTGGCTCAAGGCCGACGCGAAGGAGGAGGGCGGCGCGGTGCTGCTCACCGTGCACGGCAAGGCGGTGCACTCCTCCGTCGCCAATGAGGGCGTCAACGCGCTGTGGGGCCTGTCCGCCGTCTCCTCGCGCCTCATCCTGGAGGACAACGGCATCGCCGCCATGCTGCGCGTGCTGTTCCTGCGCTTCGAGGGCGACCACCACGGCCAGAAGCTGGCCGTCGAGTACTCCGACGCCGCGCTGATGGGGCCGCTGCTCGTCGCGCCCACGATGCTCCGCGTGGCCGACGGGAAGGTGAGCCTGGGCGTCAACATGCGCCGCCCCCGGGGACAGGACTCCGCCCGGTTCAACGCCGCGCTGGACCAGGCCGCCCTGCTCGTGGGGCAGGACTCGGACGGCCGCGTGACGGAGGCCGGCGAGCGCTACGTGGGAGACCCGCACGTGGCCGACACCTCCGGGCCGCTCGTCACCACGCTGATGGCCATCTACAAGCGCCACCGCGACGACCCGGACGCCGTCCCCACGTCCGTGCGCGGCGGCACCTACGCGCGCCTGTTCCCCAAGGCGGTGGACTTCGGCCCCGGCTTCCCCGGCGACGAGTACACCGGCCACGCGCCCGATGAGTCCATCTCCCTGGAGAACCTGGACCTCACCACGCGCATGCTCGCCGAGGCCGTCTATCTTTTGTCCGTGGCCCCCGAGCCCGTCTCCGCGCCGGGGAAGTGA
- a CDS encoding ornithine cyclodeaminase family protein, whose amino-acid sequence MRTLLLTRSDVSRNLQALSLLEDLREAFRTDALARTVAPQRIRAPLHAEGTVMALLPGSLPGVPAYTVKVHSKFPARTPAIQGVLHLHDLVTGELMAVMDSGHLTAVRTGVVGALAADVLARPDASRVAIIGAGVQGGIQLKSLRLVRSLAHVRVFDVDAARANAFATRMYKDLSLPVRPAESVAEAVEDADIVVAATWSREPLLRSGMVRPGTHITTLGADEPGKAEVSAELLREARFFCDHRGLAVSQGAVGNVGLGEEVIRAELGEVLAGLKPGRVSAEDVTVFGAVGLPFQDLAAAWHVYQAATGDDAIGGVDFSA is encoded by the coding sequence ATGCGCACCCTCCTGCTCACCCGCTCCGATGTGTCCCGAAACCTCCAGGCACTCTCCCTGTTGGAGGACCTGCGAGAGGCCTTCCGCACCGATGCCCTGGCTCGCACGGTGGCCCCTCAGCGCATCCGCGCGCCCTTGCACGCCGAGGGCACGGTGATGGCGCTGTTGCCCGGCAGCCTGCCCGGTGTGCCCGCGTACACGGTGAAGGTGCACTCGAAGTTCCCGGCGAGGACGCCGGCCATCCAGGGTGTGCTGCACCTTCACGACCTGGTGACGGGCGAGCTGATGGCGGTGATGGACTCCGGACACCTGACGGCGGTGCGCACGGGTGTGGTGGGCGCGCTCGCCGCGGACGTGCTGGCGCGGCCGGACGCGAGCCGGGTGGCCATCATCGGCGCGGGGGTGCAGGGCGGGATTCAGCTCAAGTCCCTGCGGCTGGTGCGCTCGCTGGCACACGTGCGCGTGTTCGACGTGGATGCGGCGCGGGCCAACGCGTTCGCCACCCGGATGTACAAGGACTTGAGCCTGCCGGTGCGTCCGGCGGAGTCGGTGGCGGAGGCGGTGGAGGACGCGGACATCGTGGTCGCCGCGACGTGGAGCCGCGAGCCCCTCTTGCGCTCCGGGATGGTGCGGCCGGGCACGCACATCACCACGCTGGGCGCGGACGAGCCGGGCAAGGCGGAGGTCTCCGCGGAGCTCTTGCGTGAGGCGCGCTTCTTCTGTGACCACCGGGGGCTGGCCGTCTCGCAGGGCGCGGTGGGCAACGTGGGGTTGGGCGAGGAGGTCATCCGCGCGGAGCTGGGCGAGGTGCTCGCGGGCTTGAAACCCGGGCGCGTGTCGGCGGAGGACGTGACGGTGTTCGGCGCGGTGGGGTTGCCGTTCCAGGACCTGGCCGCCGCGTGGCACGTGTACCAGGCGGCGACGGGGGATGACGCCATCGGCGGGGTGGACTTCAGCGCATGA
- the msrA gene encoding peptide-methionine (S)-S-oxide reductase MsrA, translating to MFFDTTKKLRMPSAAEALPGRTDEMPVPPKHEVLGTPLKGPVPEGYEVAILGLGCFWGAERKFWQTPGVYSTSVGYAGGLTPNPTYREVCSGLTGHNEVVRVVFDPKKLTYEQLLRVFWENHNPTQGMRQGNDEGTQYRSGIYYTSESQKRIAEASRDAYQKALAAKGVGTITTEILPAPAYYYAEDYHQQYLEKNPGGYCGLGGTGVSCPIGVGVSA from the coding sequence ATGTTCTTCGACACGACCAAGAAGCTGAGGATGCCGTCCGCGGCGGAGGCGCTGCCGGGCCGGACGGACGAGATGCCTGTTCCGCCCAAGCACGAGGTGCTGGGCACGCCGCTGAAGGGGCCGGTGCCGGAGGGGTACGAGGTGGCCATCCTCGGGCTCGGGTGCTTCTGGGGCGCGGAGCGGAAGTTCTGGCAGACGCCGGGCGTGTACAGCACGTCCGTGGGGTATGCGGGCGGGCTGACGCCCAACCCCACCTATCGTGAAGTGTGCAGCGGGCTGACGGGCCACAACGAGGTGGTCCGCGTGGTGTTCGACCCGAAGAAGCTCACGTACGAGCAGCTGCTGCGTGTGTTCTGGGAGAACCACAATCCCACGCAGGGCATGCGTCAGGGCAACGACGAGGGGACGCAGTACCGCTCCGGCATCTACTACACCAGCGAGTCGCAGAAGCGCATCGCGGAGGCCAGCCGGGACGCGTACCAGAAGGCGCTGGCGGCGAAGGGCGTGGGGACCATCACCACCGAAATCCTCCCCGCGCCCGCGTACTACTACGCCGAGGACTACCACCAGCAGTACCTGGAGAAGAACCCCGGCGGGTACTGCGGCCTGGGCGGCACCGGCGTGAGCTGCCCCATCGGCGTGGGCGTCAGCGCCTGA
- a CDS encoding DUF6310 domain-containing protein, whose amino-acid sequence MRLQACAAFLLVLCACAMSAPHAGVGAPRSPRVVNLERAAGLPWKDEGRCVVREASQPWPVLAERCFYALDQDRVRFNDRTGRCAVASAGTAVLGVGLCLLAAPEIIVGTVIVVGVVVVGVVIKEALEAYELEPTPQTKPVLRKPSANRKPEPAGQDGFPPGPTEPAERERRPECEPTPVPHAGEDVPHDKCADVFPPNRYPGMDVLVRGVRFDALQVGVRVLWEIKTHRFDTYNEFVQGQEIEREMQQLRREKDAADACGYDFVVGVSTSEHKWALLDRDPELKVVVTGCPR is encoded by the coding sequence CTGCGACTCCAGGCCTGCGCCGCATTTCTACTCGTTCTCTGTGCGTGCGCTATGTCGGCGCCTCACGCGGGAGTGGGTGCTCCCCGCAGTCCAAGAGTCGTGAACCTCGAACGCGCGGCGGGGCTGCCGTGGAAGGACGAGGGACGGTGCGTCGTCCGTGAGGCGTCTCAGCCCTGGCCTGTGCTGGCGGAGCGGTGCTTCTACGCCCTCGACCAAGACCGGGTCCGGTTCAACGACCGGACGGGACGGTGTGCCGTTGCCTCCGCGGGCACCGCGGTCCTGGGCGTCGGCCTGTGCCTCCTGGCGGCGCCGGAGATCATCGTCGGCACGGTGATTGTTGTCGGCGTGGTGGTGGTGGGCGTCGTCATCAAGGAGGCGCTGGAGGCGTATGAGCTGGAGCCCACTCCCCAGACGAAACCTGTCTTGCGGAAGCCCTCGGCGAATCGGAAGCCCGAGCCAGCGGGGCAGGACGGGTTCCCTCCAGGGCCGACCGAGCCCGCGGAACGGGAGCGCCGTCCTGAGTGCGAGCCCACTCCCGTGCCGCATGCGGGCGAAGATGTTCCTCACGACAAGTGCGCCGACGTTTTTCCGCCGAACCGCTACCCTGGCATGGACGTGTTGGTGCGTGGGGTACGCTTCGATGCGTTGCAGGTCGGTGTGCGAGTCCTCTGGGAGATCAAGACCCACCGATTCGATACGTACAATGAGTTCGTCCAGGGGCAGGAGATAGAGAGGGAGATGCAGCAACTCCGCAGAGAGAAAGACGCGGCGGATGCTTGTGGCTATGACTTCGTCGTGGGGGTGAGCACCTCCGAGCACAAATGGGCGCTGCTCGATAGAGACCCCGAGCTCAAGGTGGTCGTCACGGGATGCCCACGATGA